The stretch of DNA ATCATCTAGGCAATCAAGTACTATAGCATCCGACCAGCGCTCTCCTTTGACCGACCATCTCTCAGGCGCGCGTCTACTGGATCCAGAGCAAGTTTTCCTCAATCCCCTCGGCTGACAACCTCTTCTTGGTCAATAAACTGCATTTGGTTACCACGCGATGTCTATTCGAACGATGTCCAATGATAATGGAACGGTAGAGGGTTCTGAAAGGAATATTGAGTCTCGACAATTCGGCCCACGATCGCGTTCACAGTCTCGCCGTAGGACAACTTCTTCCTCACTACGGAATGGAAATGCACTTGTGTCTGGGGCAGGGGAAAGTCCAATGCATTCCAACAGCCATACGACGAGTAACGGAATTCCCCAGAACACCACCAACGATCAAACAAATCGAGTTGAAAACCAGTCTCGCCATATGTCGCCGGCATATGGAAATAGTTCCACAATGTATCCAGGTCAATTCAATATTCCAACGACTTCTCCAGCCATCGGTGCCAATTCCAATGATCCAGCACCTTCAAGTTGGCAAGGCTATTTTCCTGACATGCACCTTCAGATGTATGCGTCCCCGATGTCTATTGCATATCAAAACCTTTCCACACCCATGATGCAGCCCAAGCGAGGGAATTCTTTACCCGCCCCTCCAGTTTCTTACCCTTCGACTCCGATGCACGCATTGCAACCAATGACACCCTCGCAATCAGTTCCACAATCATACCATACACTTCCGGATTCAATGAGGCCGACTATGACGCCAGGGAGGATCATACAGCCCGGATTGCCCACAGCACAACAACAAGAATCGAATTCCAACACTACTCCAATCGTTCCCATCAATCCATACCCAATGCAGCCGGTCACAGAGACAAAAGAAGACGCGTTTGTCGCGTCGGACCCATACCATCCACAGAAATCAACACAGGGCGCAAAGGAAATTTCATCGTTTGACGAGGTCGAAATGCCCGGTCCTCCGCGTTTGGGCTATTATGCACCGGCAAACACCAGTCTGGGACATCCGACTCAAGCTAGTGCTTATGCATATGCTGGTGGACGCCCTCAGGACAGGCCAGGAAGCTCGAGTCGGCCTACGGCTCTTCCCACGAAGACGGGAAAGGATATTGCATCATTCGACGAAATCGAAACGCCCGGCCCAGCTCAGAATAAAAGTTCTATTGTACAGGGTTTTGCCCCAATATATGGGCCTCAAGTCGCGTCGTACGGATGGCCAAATGGACGCGTCTCCGATACGCCGGGAAATATGGCGTATCCTTTGGAACAAGATGGAGGTTGGGGATTACCGGCTGCATCAGGCTCGTACGCATCGCCAGCGTGGAGGACGGCATCCGAATCTGGTAAACAACGGAGGTCTACTTACGGTTCAAATTTTAATATAAATACTCAGCATCCACCGACGCCGGCTTTAGGtcaggaggaagatgagagGAACTCGTCAAAATACACTGGATATCTAACAACTCCGTCATTAGGGTATACTTCGCTTCCCACTGTTCAAACATATGAGTCAGGCTGGCCTACGCCGCTGGCGATGACGAAGACCAAAGCCAATGACGATCCATCATCAAGGATATCTAGTTGGGGCACTTACCCTGGTCGTACACCTTCTACCCCATACTCTACCTCCTACAGTACCCCAGCAATACCTTCACCATCTGGATGGGGCTCAGAGTATGAAGCAGATTATTCACCTTCAGCGACACAGACCCGGGGCAATGAAAGCGACCTGGGAAGTTCTTCCAAAGCCAACATAAAAATGCCAGAGCCTCAGATACCCCAAATACTGCCACCTAGGCTTGGTAGTTCCCTCGAAACAACGGGTCCGATGCCAGTGCCTCATATTCCCCAAATAATCCCCTCTAATCGTCATTCTCCGTTACCTAATTTGTCGGAAGTACCCAACGTTGGGGAGAAAACTAATCACGATCATAGTATAATGCCCTCACCTGCGCAGCATGCTTCCGTATCCGTACAAACCAGTCCAAAGGAGGATGCGCCGGAAGACGTAGTCTCTTTAGACAATGAATTATCTCCAATCCAACCTAACGAAGAACCTTTGGTCAGCACACTGCCCTTAGATTCGCCAACGCCAAATCGTAATGAAATTGATGGGATACCAACTTCTATTCCAGCTCGTTCATCAGAAGATGAACGCCTTAGTTCAATTAATGAACATATCATGGCAAGTATAGGAGGGGATAATGAAGAAAATTCTCCGAACTCAGCGAAGCCTACGCGAACTCCTTCACCTCTCCCAGTTCCATCGAAATCTACAATAACGATGCCTATTCCTCAAATTCCTTTAATTGTTCCACCACGTTGGTATAATGCGACCAGGCCTGATCCCCCAGACTTGTCTGCTCCTGAACATGCTTCGAACCACTCATCTTCAGAATCTATATCTAAACCTGAACCATCTTCTCCTGCCAAGTCCTCTTTTTCATCGTGGACCATGCCATCGCTACCGTCAGCGTCTGTTCCGTATGTACCTGACATAACCCTCAAACCTTCTGTCTGGACAAGAGCGAAGAATTTCTTCCGCTGGCCCTTCAATGAGAGCAAACCACTCAGCACAAAGCCACAATTTGCACCCAACCCCATACAGCCTCCTTTTGTCGCTCCTTATATCctgcctccacctcctgtGCCCATGGTTATACGATATTCGAAGGAACCTTCAATTGACATGACTAAATTGGTCGTCAATTTTGTCACCGGAACGGTACCAAGACAGGTCTATCTACACTTTTTACTTCGTCTGCCATCCCTTTATTTCAGTCGCGTTGCCCGCATTTTTGAGGAAGCCGATCTGACGCTTCctgaaatcaagaaaatggcGCTTGAGACTGCTTCGACAGCGAAAGGACCAGTTGACTTGCAAATCTTTGAATCGTCGAACATGCCGCTGCCATATACTCGGCTAAAATCGACTTGGGAAGGGTTCATCGATTCAGTGATGAGGGAATGGAAAACGTTCAACATCATATCGGTGCTTCTTTTGTCGTTagttctttttttgttttattttttttactgGATGTTAGCTCATGGCTTTCACACATAGTGCGATCCTGACCATCCTACAAATCGACACCGCAGCGGATGATCCTATTACGAGATATACTGCAATTGCGTCTTTGATCTGCGCTTTGATCAGTCTTCTTTTTGGATGCATGTATATTATAAGATTCGGGACTATGCGTAAAACTTATAAAGCAGCTGAATGGGCACTGGTGCGTCCATCGTTTTCTTACTTACTCAGAGCACATGTTTAGCGTTTTATAGGAAGCCAAGAAAACTAAAACCGTGATTTGGTGGAATGTGTGGGTATTGTTGGCCATGCCAGCCATTTGGTTAACCTGGTATGTTTTTATCTATTGACTCATTCGTCAGCATTTAACTATGTTCTTCAGGTCAATCATTTTGTACATTGCATGCACCATGTCGTTTGTCTGGCGAACAAGCTCGCAAAGCGATTCAAATCCTATAGTCACATCAAAGACCGCACTTCTCACTGTCCGCATTGTCATCAGTTCAGTTTTAGGTCTGGGCATAATTTATGGCGGACTTATTCTGAGCACTTTCAGTCGATATGGGTCTGCCATGGATAAAGCCTGGAAAAAGAGGGTTGATAATTGGATTGTGGAAAAATATGGTCTGCAAAGCCAGGGCGGGCAATATATACCCAGCCAGCAGTACCCGTCGTCCTATTACCATACACCATACATCAGACCTGGTACAACGCCCCTACCTCCCGGATTAGCACCCGAATATTACACACCATATGTTCAGCAACCAGGCGGTCCCTTACCCACTGGATTCGTTCCCCAGACTTTTGGCTATCCCTTCCAAGGAAGTACTCCGTATGCAACACCTACGCGATTGCCCCCTTCTGGACAGTATATGCCATACATTCCCTCTGCTAACATCCCTGCTTATCAACCCTCTGCACCTTATACACCCTTTATTCCTCCCGTTGGCTTCCCTTCCTATGGGTATTATCCCCCTGCTGTTCCTTCTTATCCGCCTTCGCCTACAATTCCACCCGTTATCCCTCCGGTATCTTCTACACCATTTATTCCTCCCCTCGAAACTCCCAGCTCGAGTCCAGCTGAATCTTATGACGAACAATTTTTCATACCTAATAACTTACACTCTGGACAAAGCAGCGGCCCCCGACGCACAGATAGCGATGATTGGACCCATCAAAACAACCAGCGACGCAGTTCGACAAACGCATGGAACTACAGCAACGAGTGGGATTACAGTACTCCGAATCCTTCGACCCGACTTGGACAATCCACGTCCTCGTCGGATATGGACAGCGTAACTCGGACAAACACACAACATAATGCTGGCCCAATCCCAGATCATAGCAGTCCGAGCACCAGCATACCGACGGATCGCCCACCGGTTGGTTCTAATTCCACCTCTGGGCGCCGAAGACGTACAAGACCCACTGTTTCTACCTCATCTCCCACTTCTTTACCTACAGGCATGACCAGTGCAGATGCAAATGGTACATCCCCTGACGTGAACACACTCTCGCCTCTTGCAACACCTGCGAGTGCCCATGTCACTTTCCGGTCGCCACTGGTTTCAGAATCTGCACCGCGAAACCAGGAAGGGCCAGGGCACACAGTTCGGACATTGAACACGGATGATGATTCTGCACCAAACATTCTAGACTTTGCTCAGAGATCAAACGTCTCCTCTCCACAATAAAGATGATTTGTTCTGATATTGTATGCCATGACGCTTTCCCATATGGATGAGGGTATAGCCTCGTTAAATCTTCAATGACGTAGTTACAATGTCCATTCCTAACTTATACAATATCATAGTGCTTCGCATTTCGTCCGTTGTAATGTTTAGATATCGATATCGCCCTTCACTGAGTGGTGACAACACCATCTGGTTCTGTAATTTGCTTATCAATGAGACGtgacatggatataaaatcaTCAATCAAACGCACCGATGTATGAAATTACGTCGGTGAAGCTCTGAAGACTCTGGAGGTAAGAGTCGGGAATCTTAGCAGCGAATCCCTGAATGCAGGTCCGAATGTTATATTCTTTCGATAATCATGGAATGGATTGGCTGGCTTACATTAAGAATCCCTCCATCTTCGTCAAAGCGTGTTTTGAGTTCACCCCCTGAATAAAAAGGTGATTCAGCACCCCGAGAAAACACGAATATGAATGCTAGGAAACGCACCGGCTTGCTGTACCTCCTTGACATATTGATCAATCTGCTCCTTGGTGACATCGTCCTTGAAGACAACAATGTAAGGTCTAAAGTTGCAGCGCAAATAATTAGCCCCCTATCGTTTCACGGATGCACGATCGTCTCAAGATCGTGTCGTAGAACCGGACCACTTACGCTCCAGACATAGTGTGTTGAGATCCTTTGGCTGTTTGTGTGAGTGATCGAAAGAGATTGGGCGACGAATGTCGTAGTTGGGATGATGGAAGCGCAGTCCGAACTGGAGCCTTATAAAGCCCTTTTACGCTCCATAACGCCATCATGATTCCGGACGGTGCATGGGCAAGAACAGTGACATACAGAATCCAATCTAATCTTACTGTAAATGTCCGCCAAGTCTGGCATATCTGATAAGCATCACACGGATGCTAACTGCATGCGTCACGGAATCCATGGCCCCAAGGTGGGTCCAAGCGGGGGTGCGCAAGTGAAATTAAATCCTACCATGTATAGTATAGGCGTAGAATAAACCCCGTATAAACATCCAATATAACTTCTATATGTACAGAGAAATATAAAAAGACAGAACAAATCTACTCGTCAAAGCCTCCAACAGTCCGAATGCCTTCTACTAACCGGCGATATTCCCGCAGCAGCTCTCCGACTTCCGAGAGACGTAAGTCATCTGGGTTACATTCCAGGAACCTCTGTTTTGGAGGCGGTAGTCGCAATGGTATAGGCGATGCAGCTCTGGAAGATACAGGGCTGACAGGTCTTGCAACGGAAGGCTGTGGGTGAAGTAAAGATGACCTTCGTGACTCAGGCGGTGGCGAACCCCCCTGTGAATGAAGTAAACAAAGGTTATATGTTAACAAATAGTGGGATCGCATACCTTTCGACCGGCCAGAGCGGAAACAGATGCCAGTCGGTCTGACAAACTTTTCCTCGCACGGGACATCTTggatttttctttgcttgcACTTAACATGCTTTCGAAACTTCGTATGCTCCGTGCATCACCCACGCCGGTATGTCCTTgctcatcgtcgtcctcaTACTCGGccccttcttcttcgccaTCGACCTCACTATCATCTTCGTTGGAGGTAGCACTGGAGGAGTCGCTGGCTTCATCCTGGCTGTCCTCTCCTCCCACCTTGATTCGCAAAGAGGCTCGAGATCGTACAGACGACGGTCTGGAAACGGTAACGAGTTGCTGTCCTGACTCTTCGGCACCCGTATTTGACCTAGATCGTCCGGTGATGGGCAGAGAAGCAGCCAAACTTGCAATCGAAAACCCGCTCTCGCGTCGCAACAGACCAAATCCAGCTGGTCTGGACCCAGGCGTGCCAGGTGTCAGACGGCCACTGGCAGGCGACTTTGGGTCCACACCGGCAGGCATGAACGAGCGCAGGATACCGAACGACGAGTCGACCACACCGCTAATCACTTTGTTGGCTGAATCGGCGATGGCATCGACTTGTTGTCCTACTCGTCCACGTAGCCCTTGACCGCCGTCGAGTGGTTCGAGAGGAGTTTCAGAAGTGACCGGACTACGTGTCAATGGTATTGGAGTAAGGTCCGCGGTGCTGAAGAGTGA from Psilocybe cubensis strain MGC-MH-2018 chromosome 7, whole genome shotgun sequence encodes:
- a CDS encoding Serine proteinase inhibitor IA-1, whose translation is MSGAPYIVVFKDDVTKEQIDQYVKEVQQAGGELKTRFDEDGGILNGFAAKIPDSYLQSLQSFTDVISYIEPDGVVTTQ